The following are encoded in a window of Helicoverpa armigera isolate CAAS_96S chromosome 24, ASM3070526v1, whole genome shotgun sequence genomic DNA:
- the LOC135118600 gene encoding uncharacterized protein LOC135118600 — MEIFENSRQINSNNIVDSDVQSMLLPLNLLQNVFFCPKYRIKNDYITPTNLMSNLISSIATLVFIMIYAYRNYLIHFSKMSQLSTAWKYTSYFNGFCYSLGFIMNLVIGIIQSQNSVQFVLTFQNVHSQQRLSGTEKRLCKNVLRMSRAGFSKLRVCGLFYAGAALQLSLIALLADYTIVLLQLAFL; from the exons ATGGAGATATTTGAAAATTCAAGACAAATTAATTCAAACAATATAGTGGACAGTGATGTGCAATCAATGCTATTGCCTTTAAACTtactacaaaatgtttttttctgccCCAAATATCGAATCAAAAATGATTACATAACTCCAACAAACTTAATGTCCAACTTAATCTCATCGATTGCAACACTAGTGTTTATAATGATATATGCGTACCGAAATTATTTGATCCATTTCTCTAAAATGTCGCAATTGTCCACAGCCTGGAAATATACTTCATATTTTAACGGCTTTTGCTATTCTTTAGGTTTCATCATGAATTTAGTGATCGGCATCATTCAAAGCCAAAATTCGGTACAATTTGTTCTTACTTTCCAAAATGTGCACAG CCAACAACGACTGTCAG GAACGGAGAAGCGTCTCTGCAAGAACGTGCTTCGAATGTCCCGCGCTGGGTTCAGTAAGCTGCGTGTGTGCGGTTTGTTCTACGCAGGCGCGGCGCTGCAGCTCAGTCTAATTGCGCTGCTAGCTGACTATACTATCGTGTTATTGCAATTAGCTTTTCTGTAA